From the genome of Vibrio porteresiae DSM 19223, one region includes:
- a CDS encoding HAMP domain-containing methyl-accepting chemotaxis protein produces MSSLIKLIENLTVGKKLSYGFGLVLLLTIVVSVAGHMSITSVNRSATQLKTISDLNSLIISAKVNFTLYLLNGKSDDKAAVYQQLDQFKNTLTENQSLFTSESDLKMISELISGTQTLVSQIETLMNYKDGMEKDEQDLTNLSNQALDKVANALTLLNSDDINLIDKDRSAATIALFSISQYINAINQFVDNPSAGVDVNKLDQVKAGLTNLNALSFIAKRKLGLDYFNQFITDFDNKANDYRHAYQQSAEINQKVDQQGLVVIGGVSSLVEHLSKAQQSKASQAQWLIIIIAIGVLVVGTLSAWLISHVITKPLHDTVAYAHDVAEGNLQEIAKTTRKDELGLLQNSMATMSSMLRQMINEIIELAEQVSAATTQTSVLTKNTSRRMLSQQQESEQVSTAMNEMTATVHEVAKHAEHASVSTQEAAQVVKHGHELVHETAIQMRSLVDNINQSSVSMQQLKECSDEVGDILEVINTVAEQTNLLALNAAIEAARAGESGRGFAVVADEVRNLASRTRQSIQEVEHLIERLQKGADESLQLMKASQNYSESTLQRSHELTESFEQISSVMAQVEDMGIQIATSSEEQSLVSEEISRSMVKVNDITQQSAQDATETSGAIDSLAEQAKQLQTLTRRFSL; encoded by the coding sequence ATGTCATCTTTGATCAAATTGATTGAAAACCTAACGGTAGGCAAAAAGCTCAGTTATGGTTTTGGTTTAGTGTTGCTATTAACTATCGTTGTTTCGGTTGCGGGGCATATGAGTATTACAAGCGTCAACCGTTCTGCAACTCAATTAAAAACTATTTCTGACCTTAACTCTCTGATCATTAGTGCAAAGGTGAACTTTACTCTCTATCTCCTCAACGGTAAAAGTGACGACAAAGCGGCGGTATATCAGCAGTTAGATCAATTTAAAAATACCCTAACGGAAAACCAATCTCTGTTTACATCAGAATCCGATTTGAAAATGATCAGTGAATTAATTTCAGGTACCCAAACATTGGTTAGCCAAATTGAAACGCTGATGAATTACAAAGATGGCATGGAGAAAGATGAGCAGGATTTAACGAACTTATCTAACCAAGCCTTAGATAAAGTTGCCAATGCGCTTACCCTACTTAATTCCGACGATATTAACTTAATCGATAAAGACCGCAGCGCTGCAACCATTGCACTATTTAGCATTTCTCAATATATAAATGCAATTAACCAATTTGTGGATAATCCAAGTGCTGGCGTTGATGTGAATAAATTGGATCAAGTGAAAGCAGGTTTAACCAATTTAAATGCGCTCTCTTTTATTGCAAAACGCAAATTAGGCTTAGATTACTTTAATCAGTTTATTACCGATTTCGATAATAAAGCGAATGACTACCGCCATGCGTATCAACAATCGGCTGAAATCAACCAGAAAGTGGATCAGCAAGGTTTGGTCGTGATTGGCGGCGTTAGCTCCTTGGTTGAGCATTTATCTAAAGCGCAGCAATCTAAAGCGAGCCAAGCGCAATGGCTGATCATCATCATTGCTATTGGTGTATTGGTTGTTGGGACACTATCTGCGTGGTTGATAAGTCATGTGATAACTAAGCCACTGCACGATACGGTTGCTTACGCTCATGATGTAGCGGAAGGCAATTTGCAAGAGATTGCCAAAACAACGCGTAAAGATGAATTGGGCTTATTGCAAAATAGCATGGCAACCATGAGTAGCATGCTTCGCCAGATGATTAATGAAATTATTGAGTTGGCAGAGCAGGTGTCGGCCGCGACCACACAAACATCGGTGCTCACCAAAAACACATCGCGCCGCATGTTGAGCCAGCAGCAAGAGAGCGAGCAAGTCAGCACGGCGATGAATGAGATGACCGCGACAGTGCATGAAGTGGCGAAACATGCAGAGCATGCTTCTGTTTCGACTCAAGAAGCAGCACAAGTAGTGAAACATGGTCACGAGTTAGTGCATGAAACCGCGATTCAGATGCGTAGTCTGGTGGACAACATCAATCAAAGCTCTGTTTCGATGCAACAGCTCAAAGAGTGCAGTGATGAGGTGGGTGACATCCTGGAAGTAATCAACACCGTGGCAGAGCAAACCAACTTGTTGGCGCTTAATGCGGCAATTGAAGCCGCTCGTGCCGGTGAATCTGGCCGTGGTTTTGCGGTGGTGGCTGATGAAGTGCGCAATTTGGCAAGTCGTACTCGTCAATCAATTCAAGAGGTTGAACACTTGATTGAACGCCTGCAAAAAGGGGCTGATGAGTCGTTACAGCTGATGAAAGCGAGCCAAAACTATTCAGAAAGTACGCTGCAGCGCTCACATGAGTTAACCGAATCTTTTGAACAAATCAGTTCGGTGATGGCGCAGGTTGAAGATATGGGCATTCAAATTGCCACTTCGTCAGAAGAGCAAAGTCTTGTGTCTGAAGAGATCAGTCGCAGCATGGTTAAAGTCAACGACATTACGCAACAATCGGCGCAAGATGCGACAGAAACCAGCGGTGCCATTGATTCGCTTGCCGAACAAGCTAAACAACTGCAAACCTTGACTCGTCGCTTTTCGCTTTAA
- the tesB gene encoding acyl-CoA thioesterase II — translation MSKALSELLNLLQLSPQDDHTFIGQSENLGLPQVYGGQVIGQALSAARYTVDPQRTVHSFHSYFLYPGDPEKPIVYDVETLRDGQSFSTRRVKAIQNGRSIFYLTASYQQAAEGFEHQNSMPTIPGPENFASENQIASKIAHLLPEPLRSTFCGERPIEVRPVTVVNPLKPEKLEPKQYLWIKANGPVPDDQLIHQYLLAYASDWGFLVTALQPHGVTLMTPKFQVATIDHSIWYHRPFKLDDWLLFAIESPTASSGRGLVRGEIYTRDGTLVASAVQEGVMRFKEK, via the coding sequence ATGAGTAAAGCGCTCTCTGAATTATTAAACCTTCTGCAACTTTCTCCTCAAGATGACCATACGTTCATTGGTCAGAGTGAAAATCTCGGTTTGCCACAGGTGTATGGCGGTCAGGTGATTGGACAAGCACTTTCTGCGGCTCGTTACACGGTTGATCCTCAAAGAACCGTGCACTCTTTTCATAGCTATTTTCTCTACCCTGGTGACCCAGAGAAACCAATAGTCTACGACGTAGAAACCCTACGCGATGGGCAAAGTTTCAGTACTCGCCGCGTTAAAGCAATACAAAATGGTCGTTCCATTTTTTATCTGACGGCGTCTTATCAGCAAGCGGCTGAGGGCTTTGAACATCAAAACAGCATGCCCACTATTCCTGGCCCCGAAAATTTTGCTTCAGAAAATCAAATCGCATCCAAAATTGCGCATTTGCTGCCGGAACCACTAAGAAGCACCTTCTGTGGCGAGCGTCCAATTGAGGTGCGCCCAGTGACTGTGGTTAATCCATTGAAGCCAGAAAAACTCGAACCTAAGCAATACCTATGGATTAAAGCCAACGGGCCGGTTCCCGATGATCAATTAATTCATCAATACTTGCTTGCCTATGCATCGGACTGGGGATTTTTGGTGACGGCGCTACAGCCGCATGGCGTCACTTTGATGACACCGAAATTTCAGGTTGCGACCATTGATCACTCCATTTGGTATCACCGCCCGTTTAAGCTTGATGACTGGCTGCTGTTTGCGATCGAAAGCCCAACGGCATCGAGTGGCCGCGGCCTAGTGCGTGGCGAAATTTATACTCGCGATGGCACATTAGTCGCGTCAGCAGTGCAAGAAGGGGTGATGCGTTTTAAAGAGAAGTAA
- a CDS encoding MGMT family protein, which produces MDQFLAQIFYVIDRIPEGSITTYGEVARMAGFPGYARHVGKALSRLPEGSKLPWHRVINSQGRISLQGDDLLRQKEKLVAEGIAVSPQGKINLRQYRWHPEQE; this is translated from the coding sequence ATGGATCAATTTTTAGCACAGATCTTCTATGTGATTGATAGAATACCCGAAGGTAGTATAACCACTTATGGGGAGGTCGCCCGTATGGCGGGCTTTCCCGGCTATGCACGGCATGTAGGAAAAGCGCTCAGTCGCCTACCTGAAGGCTCAAAATTGCCTTGGCATCGCGTCATTAATAGCCAAGGACGCATCTCTTTGCAGGGAGACGATCTCTTACGACAAAAAGAGAAATTGGTGGCAGAAGGCATCGCCGTATCGCCGCAAGGGAAAATCAATTTGCGTCAATATCGCTGGCATCCTGAGCAGGAATAA
- a CDS encoding VP0952 family biofilm-associated protein yields MLFSILQFGITTLLAVVCARAMGLSGNDIPFISLVIPALWILPRGGIAGILLLAAMAAYGMTLSYQPASLSVSVWVLFPLLMVAFSQRSNIGVVACCGLITLTLEVGIMVTQASGKLGGTPMVTMVQILSVAVIWWIARSWRPRQGHSWWALFLVIPLWVADLGYAALLSLTIVGIMASMETIRSTIKDSEFCWHTLLCWTLPSVGFATFVLSPDLDVPNPVFVVWMCLLVTAWMTDYILRSNEEQLE; encoded by the coding sequence ATGTTATTTTCGATACTTCAATTTGGTATTACAACCTTATTAGCGGTGGTTTGTGCGAGAGCCATGGGATTAAGTGGCAATGACATTCCATTTATATCGTTAGTGATACCTGCTTTGTGGATACTTCCTCGCGGCGGGATTGCCGGAATTCTTCTGCTAGCAGCGATGGCGGCTTACGGTATGACACTCTCTTATCAACCTGCCTCGCTGTCTGTGAGCGTTTGGGTACTGTTCCCACTTTTGATGGTGGCGTTCTCTCAACGCAGCAACATTGGCGTCGTCGCCTGTTGTGGCTTGATTACGTTAACACTCGAAGTGGGCATTATGGTCACACAAGCCTCCGGTAAGCTCGGTGGTACGCCGATGGTCACTATGGTGCAGATTCTCAGTGTCGCAGTGATCTGGTGGATTGCGCGTAGTTGGCGTCCTCGTCAAGGCCACAGCTGGTGGGCTCTGTTCTTGGTGATTCCATTATGGGTAGCCGATTTGGGTTATGCAGCGTTACTGTCATTGACTATCGTCGGTATCATGGCATCCATGGAAACCATCCGTTCCACTATCAAAGACTCCGAGTTTTGTTGGCATACCTTACTCTGTTGGACGTTACCTTCAGTCGGCTTTGCCACCTTCGTGTTGTCGCCCGATTTAGACGTGCCTAACCCTGTATTTGTGGTTTGGATGTGTCTATTAGTTACCGCATGGATGACGGATTATATATTGAGAAGCAATGAAGAACAGTTGGAATAA
- a CDS encoding GGDEF domain-containing protein → MYKKLILCGWLLALFITIPSRADTNNPAKLYHVATESDDVVSRVLFDAIAHEFGIDIQYVTYTSYDDLLNSVERGDSDFAANVTYTEGRSKYFDFSSPINVEYSYLFTRSTRTLNSLHSVAVPRGSIYGKLLEDKFPRLEVQYFNGINEAQDMLKTAQVDGVVSAINQLRPMLAKGYEAQLLNDKIMVHPVSMIATKGKHLQMLKQFEHFAYSNDMQKLLRDTIARYQFDMRRQALRQRVLDSGINAQRTLKVKFQNLPIYANYQNDGQVKGISADVVMKACDILLLRCEIASRENETWEHMFQDLREGDIDVVAPIIISDERKKFVNFSDSYYHPHALLIKRENYKNGLYHDISEMVVERIGVIKDDFFEELLHNILPHKSLSTFNSQKELVKAVLDGDVDYIVLSQADYIQVLRDSPKMLPLVVDERVGDFYQFDVAIGFKKDVNGLKLAHLFSQALNIIDTDQVIKRYEYQPDWRSNMALQKRYDRNSQIMLVLVILLLLFIGFYVQRHMIIDSLTKARNRRSLCRRFVHGVPKDLSLVYVEVDDFKEINEKYGFDIGDAVLKELARRMKSLWKGQCYRFSGDEFVAVNLVSPKDVQAYIEHIESYIYVDSERELSFPVKLSIGVSLSREHAMPLSEVLHLIYQQMKESKIS, encoded by the coding sequence ATGTATAAAAAACTGATCCTTTGCGGATGGTTGCTAGCACTCTTTATAACGATACCCAGTCGTGCTGACACCAATAACCCCGCAAAATTGTATCACGTAGCGACAGAATCTGATGATGTCGTCTCGAGGGTACTTTTTGATGCTATTGCACACGAATTTGGTATTGATATTCAATATGTTACGTACACAAGTTATGACGATTTATTGAATTCGGTAGAGCGTGGTGACAGTGATTTCGCTGCCAATGTTACCTATACCGAAGGACGCTCGAAATATTTCGATTTTTCGAGCCCAATTAATGTCGAATATTCCTACCTGTTTACACGCTCGACTCGAACGTTGAACTCGTTACATTCTGTGGCTGTGCCAAGAGGTTCCATTTACGGCAAGCTACTGGAAGACAAGTTCCCACGACTAGAGGTGCAATATTTTAATGGTATCAATGAAGCGCAAGACATGCTTAAGACTGCACAAGTCGATGGGGTAGTCTCTGCAATCAACCAATTGCGTCCGATGCTTGCCAAAGGTTACGAAGCTCAACTGCTTAACGATAAGATCATGGTGCACCCAGTCTCGATGATTGCAACTAAAGGTAAGCATTTACAGATGCTTAAGCAGTTTGAGCATTTTGCTTACTCGAATGACATGCAAAAATTGCTGCGTGATACCATCGCCCGATATCAATTTGATATGCGCCGCCAAGCATTAAGGCAGCGTGTGTTGGATAGCGGTATTAATGCACAACGAACCTTAAAGGTTAAATTCCAAAACCTGCCAATTTATGCCAACTACCAAAATGATGGCCAAGTAAAAGGCATCAGTGCCGATGTGGTGATGAAAGCCTGTGATATTTTGCTGCTGCGTTGCGAAATTGCCAGTCGGGAAAATGAAACTTGGGAGCACATGTTTCAGGATTTGCGCGAGGGCGACATCGATGTTGTGGCACCTATCATCATCTCTGATGAGCGCAAAAAATTTGTCAACTTTAGCGACAGTTACTACCATCCTCACGCCTTGTTAATTAAGCGTGAGAACTATAAAAATGGTCTCTATCACGACATTTCTGAAATGGTGGTAGAGCGAATCGGCGTCATCAAAGATGATTTCTTTGAAGAGTTGCTACACAACATTTTGCCTCACAAATCACTATCGACATTCAATTCGCAAAAAGAGTTAGTTAAAGCGGTACTCGATGGCGACGTTGATTACATTGTATTGAGTCAGGCGGATTATATTCAGGTGCTACGCGACTCGCCTAAAATGCTGCCTCTAGTCGTGGATGAAAGGGTAGGTGACTTTTATCAATTCGACGTTGCGATTGGCTTTAAGAAAGATGTTAATGGACTAAAGCTGGCGCATCTGTTCTCCCAAGCGCTGAATATTATCGATACAGACCAAGTGATTAAACGCTACGAATATCAGCCAGATTGGCGTTCCAATATGGCGCTGCAAAAGCGTTACGACCGTAATTCACAAATAATGTTGGTACTGGTCATTTTGCTGTTGCTATTTATTGGCTTCTACGTGCAACGGCATATGATCATCGACTCGCTAACTAAAGCGCGTAATCGCCGCAGCTTGTGTCGCCGCTTTGTGCATGGTGTACCTAAAGATCTCTCTTTGGTTTACGTTGAAGTGGATGATTTTAAAGAGATCAACGAGAAATACGGCTTTGATATTGGCGATGCGGTGTTAAAAGAGCTCGCACGCAGAATGAAATCACTCTGGAAAGGGCAATGTTACCGTTTCAGTGGCGATGAATTTGTCGCGGTGAATCTGGTATCACCTAAAGACGTGCAAGCTTATATTGAACACATTGAAAGTTATATCTATGTGGATTCAGAGCGTGAGTTGAGTTTTCCTGTCAAGCTATCGATTGGCGTATCACTCTCGCGCGAACATGCAATGCCACTGAGTGAAGTGCTTCATCTTATCTATCAGCAAATGAAAGAGAGCAAAATATCGTAG
- a CDS encoding Crp/Fnr family transcriptional regulator, giving the protein MTTSIISRFPSLIRVGHVHHFKKKGTLLNEGDICDSVFIIEKGCVRSWFNGDGHDVTFQFFFEGDIATSFESLKRNLPALYNIETITEARLRVISKNELVQLLDSDNSIKQAVDDYIAERLYHYQALFISRIKNNPQQRYEELLNLQPDIFDKVPHHYIATYLGMTPVSLSRIKAKNKRSVNNC; this is encoded by the coding sequence ATGACTACTTCAATCATCTCAAGGTTTCCGAGTCTTATCCGAGTTGGACATGTCCATCATTTTAAAAAGAAAGGGACGTTGCTCAACGAAGGCGATATCTGCGATTCAGTCTTTATTATCGAGAAGGGCTGCGTGAGGTCTTGGTTTAATGGTGATGGTCATGATGTTACTTTTCAGTTCTTCTTTGAAGGAGATATAGCCACTTCTTTCGAAAGCCTTAAACGCAACCTTCCTGCTTTGTACAATATTGAAACGATTACAGAGGCTCGTTTACGCGTTATATCTAAGAATGAGCTAGTTCAATTACTCGATAGCGATAACAGCATAAAACAAGCGGTTGATGACTACATTGCAGAGCGTTTGTACCACTACCAAGCGCTGTTCATCTCTCGGATAAAAAATAATCCACAGCAAAGATATGAAGAACTACTCAATCTTCAACCCGATATCTTTGATAAAGTTCCTCATCACTACATAGCGACATACTTAGGCATGACACCTGTGTCGTTAAGTCGAATCAAAGCAAAAAATAAGCGATCCGTTAACAATTGTTAA
- a CDS encoding NAD(P)-dependent oxidoreductase, with protein MNTKNLKVGFIGLGKMGSGICENIQKAGYQLTVYNRTISKTQPFQARGAAVANNIRELVEQSDIIFTSLLDDNSIIELSLAEYGILDSMTTGKIHVGLTTIQPSTADHLKSEHEKRGCQYIAAPVVGRPDAAAAGKLITFLAGESSALEAVQPIIESYTVKQVPVGNTASSANGMKICVNYMAMAQLAMLGEVFTFAEKSQLDKRQILAVAQMFFAGNEAMSSYAEKIAARDFDTVGFDLTAGLKDALIFETAFTACGVKPSAILGAKDNLVAANANGLGQKDWSALTEISRQLAGLTE; from the coding sequence ATGAATACAAAAAATCTGAAAGTAGGCTTTATCGGTCTTGGTAAAATGGGATCAGGCATCTGTGAAAATATTCAAAAAGCGGGATACCAATTAACGGTTTACAACAGAACGATATCGAAGACTCAGCCGTTTCAGGCGCGAGGAGCTGCGGTCGCTAACAATATCAGGGAACTCGTTGAACAATCCGATATCATTTTTACTAGCTTGTTAGACGACAATTCCATTATTGAGTTATCGCTTGCTGAATATGGCATTCTTGATTCGATGACAACAGGGAAAATCCATGTTGGATTAACGACAATTCAACCCTCAACAGCAGACCATCTAAAATCAGAGCATGAAAAACGTGGTTGCCAATATATAGCAGCCCCTGTTGTTGGTCGTCCTGATGCAGCGGCGGCGGGTAAGCTTATTACCTTCCTTGCTGGAGAATCCTCTGCTTTAGAAGCCGTTCAACCAATAATAGAGTCTTATACAGTGAAACAAGTACCTGTTGGCAACACCGCTAGCTCAGCTAATGGAATGAAAATATGTGTGAATTACATGGCGATGGCGCAACTGGCAATGCTGGGTGAAGTCTTTACATTTGCAGAGAAAAGTCAGCTAGACAAAAGACAAATATTGGCTGTTGCTCAGATGTTTTTTGCAGGAAATGAAGCCATGAGTTCCTATGCAGAAAAAATCGCGGCTAGAGATTTTGATACGGTTGGCTTCGATCTTACAGCGGGTTTAAAAGACGCATTAATATTTGAAACGGCGTTCACTGCTTGTGGCGTAAAACCCTCAGCAATTCTGGGTGCTAAAGATAACTTAGTCGCAGCAAATGCAAATGGACTTGGACAAAAAGACTGGAGCGCTTTGACTGAGATATCGCGACAACTCGCTGGATTAACTGAGTAA
- a CDS encoding ATP-binding cassette domain-containing protein, protein MGKITLDGITTNNLKSLSINVVHQKITGITGVSGGGKSSLGYHTLHKLCRNEFEAIESGTVEIPRYKVNKFSGLIPSVSISQENRNNNPLSSIYTFLNIYQIIIAYGGVNIEEQEKIIINSHHNTCKKCQGMGYIKEPDLLKIFDYSKPIKECIKIKNNKVLQTFIAYCKENIGDLDKTIEHISDEVLNGILYGKHKLSSPVKFKLNGRERQSSFYNGLIDEISKSTSLKNKLFLDSVCPSCLGSRINTTCSSIKVFDIPFIDFLTVPFHELIGRIRNHKLSKLINTIIELGAGYLTFSRAIPTLSGGELQKLKLSKVCFSEISGILITIDEISAHLHQNEIRPLLSLIKEINNKGNTILLIDHNAQLLSVCDSFYNIGPFAGERGGHLTRKINHKLKYNDKDYEKDDYFELNHLTRNNVINQSIKILKNKINVLVGVSGSGKSSLALAVLEQYSNSIYIRQRSPLITYKIDVASYLGVRDKIINIFNKKQPVKYCNKCNGAGVIRIQRSFNDDIEIECNKCEGRLFTKSTLKNKVNDINIYDFFTNEIYAISKYKLDLDPVVYEAINILNSLSLSHLSLSRKLKNLSGGEIQRLKLARELIRNFSKKDALIIIDEIGAGLDPQTSITILNYLHEIKSKFAAILLVEHKPEIYSQADSIIVIGPGSGIRGGNVIDYLSPAKYQEKYIDY, encoded by the coding sequence ATGGGAAAAATAACTCTAGATGGAATAACAACAAACAACTTAAAAAGCCTATCGATCAACGTAGTACATCAGAAAATAACGGGTATAACAGGAGTCAGTGGTGGAGGTAAAAGCAGCTTGGGGTATCACACTCTACACAAACTGTGCAGAAATGAGTTTGAAGCAATCGAAAGTGGTACAGTTGAAATTCCAAGGTATAAAGTAAATAAATTTTCGGGTTTAATACCATCCGTATCAATTTCACAAGAGAATAGGAACAACAATCCACTATCTTCAATCTATACTTTTTTGAATATCTACCAAATTATAATAGCCTATGGTGGAGTAAATATAGAAGAACAAGAGAAAATAATAATCAACTCGCATCATAATACATGTAAAAAATGTCAAGGCATGGGTTATATTAAGGAACCGGACTTATTGAAAATATTTGATTATTCTAAACCAATTAAAGAATGTATTAAAATTAAAAACAATAAGGTATTGCAGACATTTATTGCTTACTGTAAAGAAAATATAGGTGATTTAGACAAAACAATAGAACATATATCAGATGAGGTTTTAAACGGCATACTCTATGGTAAACATAAGCTTAGTTCACCAGTGAAGTTTAAATTAAATGGAAGAGAAAGACAAAGCTCATTTTATAATGGCCTTATCGATGAAATATCAAAATCAACATCACTTAAGAATAAATTATTTTTAGATAGCGTTTGCCCTTCCTGTTTGGGCTCAAGAATAAATACAACATGTTCATCAATAAAGGTGTTTGATATACCTTTTATTGATTTCTTAACAGTTCCGTTCCATGAATTAATTGGTAGAATAAGGAATCACAAACTTAGCAAGTTAATTAATACAATAATTGAACTTGGAGCTGGATATCTTACCTTTTCAAGAGCCATACCTACATTGTCAGGTGGAGAACTACAGAAGTTAAAATTAAGTAAAGTCTGCTTTTCAGAAATTAGTGGTATACTGATAACAATTGACGAGATATCAGCCCACCTTCATCAAAATGAAATAAGGCCCTTGTTAAGCTTAATAAAGGAGATCAATAATAAAGGTAACACTATATTACTTATAGATCATAATGCACAGCTACTTTCGGTTTGCGATAGTTTTTATAATATTGGTCCTTTCGCAGGTGAGCGAGGTGGACATTTAACTAGAAAAATTAATCATAAGTTAAAGTATAACGATAAAGACTATGAGAAGGATGATTATTTCGAACTTAATCATTTAACAAGGAATAATGTAATAAATCAGTCTATTAAGATTCTTAAAAATAAAATAAATGTTCTTGTTGGCGTTTCAGGTTCAGGAAAATCCAGCCTAGCATTAGCAGTATTAGAACAATATAGTAACTCAATTTATATTAGACAACGTTCTCCTCTTATAACATATAAAATAGATGTAGCTAGTTACCTAGGAGTGCGTGACAAGATAATTAATATTTTCAACAAAAAGCAACCTGTAAAGTATTGTAATAAGTGTAATGGAGCTGGGGTTATAAGAATTCAACGCTCGTTCAATGATGACATTGAAATAGAATGTAATAAGTGTGAAGGTAGGTTATTTACAAAGTCAACATTAAAAAACAAAGTAAATGATATAAATATATATGATTTTTTTACTAATGAGATATATGCAATTTCTAAATATAAATTAGATTTAGATCCAGTTGTTTATGAGGCAATTAATATCTTAAATTCACTTTCACTATCTCATCTGTCATTATCAAGAAAACTAAAAAACTTGTCAGGTGGAGAAATTCAAAGGTTAAAGCTAGCCAGAGAATTAATTAGAAACTTTAGCAAGAAAGATGCTTTAATTATAATTGATGAAATAGGTGCAGGATTAGATCCTCAGACTAGTATAACAATACTAAACTATCTTCATGAGATAAAATCTAAATTCGCAGCAATATTGTTAGTGGAGCACAAACCGGAAATATATTCTCAAGCAGATTCAATTATTGTTATTGGGCCTGGTTCAGGCATACGAGGTGGCAATGTGATAGACTATTTATCACCTGCTAAGTATCAAGAAAAATATATAGACTATTAA
- a CDS encoding radical SAM/SPASM domain-containing protein: MSEIKFDVNQCVEFPSSITVHDYADKIILLAPLVPNWVVLNKEEYNLYLELNKGQSIIESLHEIHDKFEYSETRCINVITSLLSKVEKSKFYASNYGENEPKIDSFKKNIHLEITSDCNIRCKHCYMSAGKKNATYIDKVDIDKFFNEIDLDRVDENIVVTGGEPLIHPEINEIISGLNSKGFKVCLFTNGLMINHSNIDFLKNNINSIQLSMEGVSQNAYEDIRGKNTYTRLINAIKLIKDNNIRLILAITILDDNLSDVEKNIQSFLSDLSYDNMEVRINDELEKKGNATNLTSNNFDLIKVNKPRVRELIKNLEIQGFYYSTNDNKCKRFSNCGIGASIVINSAGDIYPCNDYNQPTKYNIRNTEKISHMINQFDAINIETSTSNIPTCNKCDIKYLCAGGCRTKNLRLNGSMTSVMCNRKNIIENLILSEI; this comes from the coding sequence ATGTCTGAAATTAAATTTGACGTGAATCAATGTGTTGAGTTTCCAAGTTCAATTACGGTACATGATTATGCAGATAAGATTATTCTCTTAGCTCCATTAGTCCCAAACTGGGTTGTGCTTAACAAAGAAGAATATAATTTATATTTAGAGCTAAATAAAGGACAAAGCATAATTGAGTCACTACATGAAATCCATGACAAGTTTGAATACAGCGAAACCAGATGTATAAATGTTATAACTTCATTATTATCTAAAGTAGAAAAAAGTAAGTTTTATGCATCTAATTATGGTGAGAATGAACCTAAAATAGATAGCTTCAAGAAAAATATACATCTAGAAATTACATCTGACTGCAACATTAGATGCAAGCACTGTTATATGTCTGCTGGAAAAAAGAATGCTACGTATATAGACAAGGTTGACATAGATAAATTCTTTAATGAAATAGATCTTGATAGGGTTGATGAAAATATTGTTGTCACAGGTGGCGAGCCCCTTATTCACCCTGAGATAAATGAAATCATTTCAGGACTAAATAGCAAAGGCTTTAAAGTTTGTTTATTTACTAATGGATTAATGATAAATCACTCTAACATAGATTTTCTCAAAAACAACATTAACAGCATACAATTAAGCATGGAAGGTGTGAGTCAAAATGCCTATGAGGATATTAGAGGTAAAAACACCTATACTAGGTTAATTAATGCTATTAAATTAATCAAAGATAATAATATAAGGTTAATATTAGCAATAACCATATTAGATGATAACCTTTCCGATGTTGAGAAAAACATCCAATCGTTCTTATCTGATTTGTCGTATGATAACATGGAAGTAAGAATTAATGATGAGTTAGAGAAAAAAGGAAATGCGACAAACTTAACAAGTAATAATTTCGATCTGATAAAAGTTAACAAGCCCAGAGTTCGCGAGTTGATAAAAAATTTAGAAATTCAGGGTTTTTACTATTCAACAAATGATAATAAGTGCAAGAGATTTAGCAATTGTGGCATTGGTGCTTCTATTGTAATAAACTCTGCTGGTGATATATACCCATGTAATGATTATAATCAACCAACTAAATATAACATAAGAAACACTGAGAAAATCAGTCATATGATAAATCAATTTGATGCTATAAATATTGAGACATCCACATCGAATATACCTACATGTAACAAATGTGATATTAAATATTTATGTGCTGGTGGGTGCCGTACTAAAAACTTAAGATTAAATGGGTCAATGACATCTGTAATGTGCAATAGAAAAAATATAATAGAAAATTTGATATTATCAGAAATTTAA